The genomic stretch ttgaatgtatatatccatcttgtgtcttatctttccatttcaacaataatttacagaaaaatatggcatattttatagatggtttgaattgcgattaattgcgattaattaatttttaagctgtaattaacttgattaaaaattgtcaATTGTTTGACACACCTAGTTTTAAGATAAACatccatttttgaaaaaatatattgataTAAAGAATATATTAATATTGTTAATCCCATCTTGttggtttattgttataataaacaaatacagtagttatgtacagtatgttgactgcatatatccgtctcgtgtctgtctttccattccaacaataatttacagaaaaatatggcatattttatagatggtttgaattgcgactatttacgattaatttttaagctgtgattaactcgattaaaaattttaaatgttcgacagccctaatttgtgtacattcaacatcatttgggagggtcttagcaatcatatgagccatttctgaaaccaattgaataattaaaagtcaggttattagcaattgtgtctacaaaatggataaacgacaagacttttgtcaggcacTGTATTCGAAGCCATTCCAGGCTTATAgatgtcattttaattttcattcattcattttccatgccgcttttcctcacaagggtcgcggaggtgctggagcctatcccagctaactacgggcagtaggccatTTACTCCTAAAATTCTTTGGATTGTAGCATTTAGCTCCACCTCTTTGTGATGTTATGACCAATTtgccagtttttttccccaaatgatTTAATTGTTCTTGACTGTAAAAGTATTCATGTTTACTGAAAATGAACTTCAAAAAGTCATTAACCACAGTTAATTCATGATTTAATAAGGGTGTCATTTTTTCACATGGGTAGGTAGTTTTGAATAGTTTTCTTGATGAATGAAATACACCACCATTTAACCTTTTCGGGAAGAGTAGTCACTACAGTTGACTGCCAGGTTGTTATTTCAACTCCGGTTAACTTTTTCTTTTATAATTGCTTATTTAAAGTTCAAAATCTTCTAAAATCCCCCTGTCGATATCTGATTTAGGACTCTATGTTCCTGGGGTCCTCCAGGATGTCAATAGTTTTTCCTGAATTGTCCAATTGGGGGCGCCACTTAGTGTCTTCAATGGCCTCCAGAAGAGCCTTCAGCTCAACCTCCAACTTGCCCACCGTGTCCTCCACTTTCTGCAAAATACAGAGGGTATGTTTTTGTGCCTGGAGACTAAATAATACATTAATAAGATGTAATATGAATAATGGAATCATCATTCATACATTATACATTTTTTGATTCGTATAAATAATACAGTTGCCAAAGCATTTAGTTAAGGAAGGTCAGATGAACTCAGTCTGGATGAGTTTTTAACAATAGGAGAAAATGTGATGATCCTCACTCttcggaagaagaaaaaaaaatcaccttttCCACAACATCCAAGCGGTTATGAAGATTTGTGTGTTCTTGACATGCACTTGAAGGCACGGCTCGAGGCGACCTCTTGGAATCCACCgctgtaaacaaaatagaattgaagcggtttgtttttgtttgaaattaATATCCATTTCTGATCTGGAAAGCAAAAAATCTTAATCTGAACAGCTCTTTTCTAATGCCATACTGTAGCTACCATAGGACTTGGATGCAAAATTTGCCACATTCTGGCACTTCAATGTtggtaatgacaataaagctTGATCCACTTGGAGACACTACCTCCTCACCTGATGCTCCACATCTCAAATTTTAGCTGTACAGATATTTTTCCCTTTCAGCATTACTTAGGCAGAGATTCACACTCATTGTTTAGGCAGCATTAACCCTGCGCTCGCCCCCCTGGTGGTTGGCTGACGTAAAACTGCCTGATTAAATGTAAAGCAGAGCcaccattttaaataaaatgatcgCCAACGATTAGGTTGTAGTGACGGGATAAACAGTTGTgggaacgaatccattccggttcgatcAGTGAAAAGACTTTTTCAAACGAGTCGTTCGCCCCCTCACCCCTACACACCACCAAATGAATTGTTTGGTTAGTTAACGGGAGGTGACGTTGCTGAACAAATCACTAAAGTCCGCTTGGCAACTTAACTGAAtgtgaagtgacattgcttgttaCCCCTTACCCCCCTGCATACAGGTTCCTCACTGGCCACTCATCGTAGATTCAGAAGTGAGTGTCACTGAGTGACAGACGCTATTATTCTGTTTTCACTCCCTCGTCCCCCCATGTGCAGCAATTTTGGTCAGGACCGagtaagtgacataactcagtcttgccccctgcctacacactggctgcttattggccacatgtggaagtgagtgacagacgctcgGATCCTGTTCCCGCTCCGTCCCTTGCCTGCGACGAGGCTGGTGTCTGATTGGTCGCggaggtgattagttcggtctagtTTCTccaaacaaatcattcaaaaagaacgaatcgttcgcgaccgactcAACACTATAAGgttcagtggtgttaccaggatgccaggtgtgggtgggcattagtcttacctgggggggaaaaaaataaataaataaagctacaatgctcaagtaggtcgaaatccagcgtagggcatgttttgttttctccttgagataactgttgttgcgatgtggtctaaacaaattttattttatcaattttatttgacttagaacacatccataactgaacagtatggacatgcaggtgacaatgtttttttaggtaacctattgtggttcctcggttatattattatttttatagttattgtttgttccacagcccctttgagctcaatttgacccctttagaatgcttcaaaatgcaccaaaatcggcaggcaggtcaagacaggtgcaatcttttataccgtgtaaagacaaattccaaatacactatgtagcgccccctagcagtcattctttgtcctgccgatgctttgagccctactttgaccccctcagaatgcttcaactcaccaaactcaacagccaggtgaacactggtgaaaactttgataaaatgtaaaaaaaaaaaaaaagtatatatatatatatatatatatttatatattagggctttcaaacgattaaaatttttaatcgagttaattacagcttaaaaattaatcgcaattcaaaccatctataaaatatgccatatttttctataaattatatatatatattctgtaaaataaattgttggaatggaaagataagacacaagatggatatatacattcaacatacggtacataaggactgtagtgggcatttcactctactgtcatttaaatctctctatgctgtcctcactccgaagcgtctactttttccaaagctagacagctagtgaacgatgccttaataatcagacttcttcctttttcatctgatttataaataaaatggcctcaacccattgtcctctttagaccgtcgtaaaactacaaaaaaaaaaagtacacaagcattgcattagcaacaacgttagcttagcacgctatacatgttcactaaacataaaaaaaaaaaaagcgtctcatacaaaaaatatagcattttgcttactaacataatatgtacattctttacaacaaccatacttacggacaaatcttgacaaacattacaacgtaggcgtcagcccgagacgtcgtgcagccatattgaactggcaagaaaacaataaaccatgtcgcaaagcgaccacaagagttcgctgttagacagcacaaaaagccttgctgtaaaacttaccaaaaggcagaatactgtctgagcgggacatgtgcgttaattgcgtcaaatattttaacgtgattaattaaaaaaaatttgacagccgtaatatatatgtatatatatatgcgtaaatgtgtgtagtgccccctaggaacaaaaccaacattccatttttatttatttttttaaggtgaaagaggcgGTAACGTCGCAAAAGTTACAACTTGGAACacgccgttagtactacatccagttttattTGGGTGAGCAGAGCGTGTCAGTGGGTGGGCACTTCCAGCCTGATTCAGGTTGATTTAATTGTGGCTTGTGAAATCACGATTAAAATGTGATAAATTACGCAGCCCAAATGTGAGCATATCTTTTTGGCTGTTGTAACAAAATGTGCTGTTGGACGTCCAGTTAgctaacaaaaacaacacttccCCAAACCACAGCTGTGCTCCTACATTAGCGTGCTTGTTGGATCAGCACGCACACAAGTGAAAAAAATACCACTGAAAGCAATGTGCTGATATTCAAGATGAACTCACCCACTGTGTTTATTTTGCAAGAACTTTGATGTGtagtgttccttttttttttttttttttttttaaagaagataTCCTCATTGTTGCAAAATAGCTGACGGGGTGCTCTGTTATAAGtcagctgtttttaaagatggaTTTAGTGAGATTTCCCGTGCTGAGTCAAAATAAGgaggctctcggatggaggtgcGCGTCTCGCATCGAGCCTGTCGTCCTCCTAAGACTTTGGCTGGTGCTTGAGCCAACAGTCCGACGAGTGGTGGCCATGATTCTTGCGTCATCAAGCTGTTAAGGCTAaatcctgagttatgctcctgcgttgcggtgacggcgaagcgactacggcgtcaatgagcattcaatagttctgcggtgagggaatgcgttgctctgtaattctccaccaagccactagagggatgtggcattacgtttgtacggttttgggacatgcttgttgacttcctctagtctagtttaacggagaaaaaataaacaatgcaagatggaacgcttgaatgtaaatcttcaactcatcaacattgaataaatgttgatcatacaaatgttgagacgCAGAAGACGTTTCGAGgcagtctggccgacttttgatgccgcaaagAGTTCTAGCCTTGGGTGGAAACCaacaagctgtggcggctagcttcaaactggcgtcgagtactgcgtccagcgttttgtccgaggtctgcaaagccctccagcctgatttgcgtttgaagccttgatggtaacgttatcataaagcactgaggcactctcaatcagtgatgatgtatctgagtttgaactgtctgttttgaaaaattaaacgtcaaaacaactcttttgacaccaaacttgtgctttattcttcatatacttgaagtgtgacacgtgtataagtcacagactcacagcaaacatatgtacacaataaatgatgaagtgcaccaaccaaaaatacgacataaagtgataaaaagctggcagtttttggctgactgggttaccgcttcgtgtggctgttcgattccgaacacacacacacttgtctcggtggtctttccattttttttttttttaattcaatcgctggctgacctccagccccgtattttcagcaatctcctcccacgaattgcttgacatttggcaatcttcataatgtcttgacgagacattgtagaagttgttgtacttgctcttcgtttatactctcgtcggcttggtccatttttgcgtgtatcaACATAATGTTTgataatggcggtgatttcgcgctgaaccggaaataacagtctgagcggatcgatcgcagtccatttccgccacgtcatatgcgtcgaCGTTATGCTAGGGTTAGAAAATTCAGTAggagcacgtcaggctacggtgcagggtcgtaaatagggtcttccttgacggctcagggctgacgcggaagcataactcggcctttaagccattggcgtagtcacttgtcactcaaacatgtctgaccaatagcgaagtgcaacatttgcgtcaaaatgattcagTCACAAAAAAGGTAGTtccaaactttttcctcttCAATCAAAGTTCAAAAAGTAGTTATTTTGCACTTAAAAAaggtgacatttaaaaaaaaaaaaaattgggggtggcattttatttttgcaaatgttttttttctttgattgaatttttataaaaattttttttttttttttttttttttttttgattgaagcaacttttttttagactgaatgatttagacaaaaaagtcctacccataatatggcccaaacacaaaaagggattgcttcaatcaaggacaaacttttcaatgaaaaaatatgtgttcaaattcaaatttttgagtccagaatattttttcgcattcaaaaactttttttctgtgattgaaatttttccctttttgattgaagtgatttttcttatgaattatttttttttgtttgaagcaactttttttttttttttttttggattgaataataaagacacaaatgtcctagccaaaatgtggcccaaacgcaaaccaACATTACTTCTATGAAAAAAgttgtttgaataaaaaaaagcttaaaaaaaaaaaaaaaaaaaaaaaaaaatcaaagagaatttggggttttttttgtttgtttttaatttatttttgcattcaaaaacttttttttttttaattgaggtgactttgtgacttttttttttattgaacatatatattttgattgaagcgactttttttttttttccccatatataataatagacacaaatctacctccatatctgTGTAGGCTTCTGCCTGCAGGTACAAAGGAGCTCAGTCAACTGTCATATTGAAAGGATGTGTCAAAGCAGCAGTTTGAGTTAGTGCACCACATACTGTAAACGGTACTCTGCTAAAAGGCTGGCGAACATAACTACTTATTAATGAAAGCTCAAAACCCAATTTGGCAATGAGTATCCCCTTAATGACAACTCATAGTCCAGGTTTAGGCTTAGTTAGAATTTGTCAGTAATGGATATACGTACAGTATACAGTCATTTGATTATGAATTGAGCATAATGTTATGATTGTCTAGTGGTTCTTAGGTAAAATTATGTGTTAGCTCCATAAACTAACCCACTTTCTGTCCCATGATGTAGCATACATGCTGCATGTTTTCCTACATAGGCTACACCCAACCATTCTTTCGTTCGTAGAATGAAGTCACCGTAATGCACACTCAAAACACATGAAGTAGTTTCCAATTGTACTATTTGCTATTTGGTtagaaacaaatacagtatgtatgtgtaCACTATACAAGAAAGGAAGGATTTT from Corythoichthys intestinalis isolate RoL2023-P3 chromosome 10, ASM3026506v1, whole genome shotgun sequence encodes the following:
- the LOC130923011 gene encoding placenta-specific protein 9-like isoform X1, whose product is MIHTSTRIGLILLLIGYTVAAVDSKRSPRAVPSSACQEHTNLHNRLDVVEKKVEDTVGKLEVELKALLEAIEDTKWRPQLDNSGKTIDILEDPRNIES
- the LOC130923011 gene encoding placenta-specific protein 9-like isoform X2 produces the protein MQGAVDSKRSPRAVPSSACQEHTNLHNRLDVVEKKVEDTVGKLEVELKALLEAIEDTKWRPQLDNSGKTIDILEDPRNIES